In Heliangelus exortis chromosome 3, bHelExo1.hap1, whole genome shotgun sequence, the genomic stretch caCAGAAGTTGGACAGTTCTTCATTTGGAAGGAGAAGTGGGAATATGACccaagaaaaatcaaagtgGATCTGTCtaacttttcttcttcctgtacagaatcatagagtggcTAGGGGTGGAtgggaccttacagatcatttagttccaaccccaaCTAAAtaaggttgctcaaggctccatcTGACCTggtctttctctctctcatcctctctcttttccttcctaaaatcATTAACTAATTCAAGGCTTACAACATTTTTTCCAGGTTGTGCAGCTTGAACACATACGTGCTGTGACTTCTATAATCTAGGCATCACCCTGTATGGATTGTGTAGCTCAAGCATATATAATTATTGAAGTATTAGTATTTGTTCTATGGCTCTAATTAAAACTAATGTTCAAATAGAGACCTTGAGTGTCCTTTCACTTTAATCTGCTCAAGGAGTATCTGGTGGTCGAGCATTTCCTCAGAATGAAACATTTCAATCACTCTCTCTGGGAGGGCCAGGTCTGAGACTAAGGTTGGATCCAGCTGCATGAAGACTCCTCTCtgaggagtttagaaagcaagggggtccagtctgaatctccctgggTTTCTCTGTCCAGGTGGTGACAGCAGGGCACAGCAGATACACAGGGAGGTGTTTTCAGAGCATCATCACAAGACAGTGTTAGCCTGGGAGATGCTGAATTCTGCCTCGTCTTCCAGTCTGTCCTGTCTGCTAAACTTTAATCCCAGGCTGACAACTGGCATTTTCCCCACTGTATGGAGAAGCATTTCACAGCTGTGTTAACTGTGTGATATTactgtctgtgctgcttcttcccTTCCAGCCATCCTGACCATTCTTGGAAATTCAGCCGTCCTTGCTACAGCCGTGAAGCGCTCGTCCCTCCTCAAGTCACCGGAGCTGCTGACAATCAACTTGGCAGTAGCAGACATTGGGATGGCAATCAGCATGTATCCACTGGCCATTGCATCTGCCTGGAACCATGCTTGGCTGGGAGGAGATGCCTCCTGCGTGTATTATGCCCTGATGGGTTTCCTTTTTGGGGTCTGCAGCATGATGACCCTGTGTGCCATGGCTGTGATTCGATTCCTTGTTACCCATTCATCCAAATCTAACAGTAAGTAATTATATCTCTGGTAAACTCATAAGGGTGAATTTGGGTGATTATGGTCAGAGAGGCACTTTGCTGAATGTGGCACAGAGTATCAGTTCAATAACTGTAGGAATTAGCCTCAGCTTTTATCACATATCAAACCTCTAATGTTCCCAGATTAAATTCCTTATTAAACAGTGAAGCTTCTCAATAATATCAAGTGGAACTACCTGAGGGTACAGagcccaattttttttctgaactctttttttcctctttatgtGCAAGCAGATATACTGAAACTTGAGAGGAAGTACTTGTGGCGTCCCTGGGCTGGAAGCACAGTACATTTTGGATCAACTTGATCTTTTAAGTTGCCTGACATACCAAATTTAGATCAGCACCGAGGTCTCACCTTATCCATAGATTCTCTCTGTTACGTTTCTCAAGACCAAAGATTAGGGAATTGCAGCAGCAACCCAAGTATATTTGTAGACACCATCCTGCTGGAGAAGAAGTTATGGCAAAAAAACACATGGCTGAGATGAGATTCATATATTCTTGCTCTTCCTCTTTCTTGCAGGTAACAAAATCACCAAGAACACTGTTCGCATCTTGATAACTTTCATCTGGCTCTACTCCCTGCTCTGGGCCATTTTGCCCTTGGTAGGTTGGGGCTACTATGGCCCTGAGCCATTTGGGATCTCTTGTACAATAGCCTGGAGCAAGTTCCACAACTCCTCCAATGGCTTTTCATTCATCCTGAGCATGTTCCTCCTGTGCACAGTCTTGCCTGCACTGACCATCGTTGCCTGTTACTTGGGGATTGCCTGGAAAGTTCATAAAGCATACCAAGAGATCCAGAATATTGACAGGATCCCTAATGCAGCTAAACTGGAGAGGAAGCTGACACTGGTGAGTTATCCCTAGGATATTGGAATCAGGAATCAGGAGCCTGCAGAGAACTGACTCTGCTTATGCTTTGTTTGTGATGAACTCTCATTGCCTGTGTCTGGCACTGACCAAAGACAGAGATGCATTTCCAGTCTCCTCCATACGTTGCACTcctcagaggagcagaaggcTCCTGGCATCCCTGTCCCTTAGTTGGTTGTTGATATATGATTATATATCATAGGTATGATGCAGCTTGTTAAACCTTCTTTAGGCAGTTGCACCCATAATTTTCATGAACCTCTATTTCCAGTCatgctgctggagctgttgAATCCAGACACATTACAGTTAGAGAGGAGGACTTGTTCTGTCATCCCAGGTATTTTAAAGTGGCTATCCTGAGTGAGAGCTGCACAGAAATCCTATATGcaagcattttttaatataatattttttcaaataagcAGTTTAGTTGCTCATTTTTTGATGAAAAAGCAGAATTGACCCAAGTTTTCTCGAGGCTGAGTGGGAATAGGAGCAGATATGTGCTGTGCAGTGTTACCTGTGCCACATCACAACACAACAGACACACAGCTTCAGGTGTTGTGCCTGAGTATCAGACCCAGTCAGTGCAAGccaagaatcatagaattggctgggttggaagggacctcagagatcatcaagtccaacccttgatccactcccactgcagttcccagcccatggcactgagtgccacatccaggctcttttgaaatatctccagggatggagaatccaccacttccctgggcagcccattccaatggctgatcaccctctccagaaagaaattctttctaatgtccaacctaaacctcccctggcacaacttgagacctcttgtgccctcttgtcttgctgagagttgcctgggaaaagagcccagcccccccctggctccaacctcctttcagggagttgtagagagtgatgaggtctcccctgtgcctcctcttctccaggctgaacacccccagctccctcagcctctcctcataggatctgtgctcaccagcccagttgccccAGGCAAGGAACTGAAGCCCTGTTTCCCTTTCAGATGGCCGTGCTCATCTCAGTTGGGTTCCTGAGCTCATGGACACCATATGCAGCAGCCAGCTTCTGGTCCATATTTAACTCCAGCAATTCCCTCCAGCCCATCCTCACGCTGCTGCCTTGTCTGTTTGCCAAATCCTCCACGGCCTACAACCCCTTCATCTACTACGTCTTCAGCAAAACTTTCCGCCAGGAAATCAaacagctgcagtgctgctgctgtggctggcAAGTTCATTTCTTCAGCAccaacagctctgctgaaaaccCCGTGCTGATGATGTGGAGTGGGAGAGACAACGCTCgtccctcctcagctgcaaAGCTGGAGAACCAGGGAGCTGCCACCAGCTGAAGCCCTGCGGGGGTTTCGCGTCGCAGGTGGGAAGTGGGGCTCAGTCCTGGGTccaaaggaggaggaaggcagcacGTGGTGTTGTCACTGCATCTCTTAGCTCAACTAGAAGGGTTTAAGCTTCTATTTTTAAGCAGCTCTCAAATATTGTCTTTAGGCTGCACAACggcaaaaatgctttttttttttttttatttccaaaaatttCCACTTTAGAGATTTATGtattaaatataaaagcatATAAACTAACTTCATTTTCAGGGAAACAGCTATAATTAAGaggatttattattttgtttttttaatgtcgTTGTTACACTTTTGACTTCTTAGTGCAATCTATCTGCAAACTCTTGGCTCTGTCAGCCATCAGAGAGAACAGTAGGTTGAACCCAAAGCGTTACCAAATAAACACAGCTGAGAGTGTAGCTTGCCAGAAAACCATATGGGTAGCAAGAAATATTCACTGCCAGGAAAAGATCCTAAAGTGGCTGCTATTGAAGTGTCTTTATGGAGATCTACAGCTCTGTCAGAGGGACAGTTCCAGCTCCTCAGAACACAACCTCAAGCAGGCATTGAGCAGCCTTAGACTGAAGAAGTTAGGTGGGAATGTGGCAGTCAGTGAAAGATGCTTTCTGCATTTCACAGATAGCACAAGTGAAGGAATCTTTTAGCAAAAGGAATTGTGCAGTTAAGCTGTGGCTTGCTGAGGTGTAACAACTCCTCTACCAAGAAAGCTGTCCAagcatttgttttctggaaGTCTGTATGGCACAGCAAAAGATGTCCCCAGGACAACCTGCCTGGAAGTAAGTTTGCAGGTACAGTCCTGGCTCTCACTGCTTCACCTGGCTGGAGCACTGACACGACTGCCACAGGGAACAGTTTGCTGGTTCAGGGTAAagcacatagaatcatagaatcatagaattagccgggttggaagggacctcagagatcatcaagtccaacccttgacccaccggtgcagttcccagcccatggcactgagtgccacatccaggctctttttaaacgtctccagggacggagaatccaccacctcaccaggcagtccattccattgcctgatcaccctctccataaagaaattctttctaatatctaacctaaatctcccctggcacaacttaagactgtgtcctcttgtcttgttgaaagtcgtctgggaaaagagaccaactcccacctcgctacaacctcctttcagggagttgtagagagcgatgaggtctcccctgtGCAACATCCTGCAACAGCACTCCCTAACAGCCTCCTGCCAGCCAgttttaacaaaagaaattctGAGGTGGAAAGGATGAGCTCCTACACTTTAAACCTTTCTCTCTGTGACTTAGTTTGTGGTTTTCAAGGACAGAAACACCCAGCTTTAGGGTTTGAAGTGTACAAAACATGGCTTGATGGCTGCAGCAGTTGTTGCTTCTCCTGCTTGCACAGCTGACCACAGGTTTCTTTGCCTTAAGTCTGGTGAAGACAAAAGGAGTTAAATCACAGGCAGATTTGGCAGAGATTTTACTGACAGCCTATAACGATAGTGAATGGATTTGGAGCTCCTGGGGGATTAGGAAATTTTAAGGAGCTTGCCTTCCCCTGAGCTCCTGCCACTGGCAGTGTCACCAACTCTCATAAATATTCCGCTAGATTAAACGAGGTTTATTTGTAAAAAGTTGTGAAAAGTTCCTAAATTAAGCTTGCTTTCAAGGTGGTGTTATCCTGTCCTGCGATGTCACTCACAGATACTCCATACAGAATGAGACTGTGCTCAATTCTCTGTCCCAAAAACTAAGAGGTGAAGCATCCTCTGGGATACAGTTACCTCCAGCAGCCTGTGGcacaggaaaatgggaaaagggaagagggatgAAAATAGCAGTAACTGAGAGGGGAGCTtgtgaaaaatgaaggaaagtaTTTGGGGAGAGAAAAGATGCAGGAGAGTGTTATGCACGTGTAtgtgggaggagggggagatggctaaaagaaatgcagaagagaaaatattttaaaatataagagAGGACAGAGGAGTGTGGCAGTGGGTAGAAAAAATGTTAACATGCTGGAAATGGACTTGTGAGGGTAAGTGTCAATTatcagccttttttttcagctttaaaaaaaataacctgattGGAACCTGCATTTTAATAATCATCTTCCACCTTGGAATTACTGCTTTCAGTTGCTTGATGTATAAACTAAATAGCAAAGTAGATATTCCCATCTGCTAATTGCACATTAATACTGTCATGTAACTGGACATTCCTCTCTAAAAAATTTAGGAGCAGAACACATATGACCACATCCACTTGTAAATGCTTTTAAAGtgtaatatgaaaaatatgtgATTCTACAATACAGGCAGAATCTCTGTAAACCCAAAAGATCTGTATATTGCtaatatacaagaaaaaaatatttttaatagcctGATTTATTACCTGTTTatgtacttaatttttaaaaatcaaagtccAGGTGTTTGTGTATCAAATATGCCTCAAATTTCTTTTTGATCTCTCTGACTCAGTGAGAAGGAAATCAAAACTTCCCCCGTAGAGACTGAATTTTAAATGGCTTTATATTACATACAAAAAACTCCTCTAAACCTAGGGCTGCCCTTGGCCAGAGGACTAGGGAAGGAAGTATTTCATACTGTAAAGGGGACTAGTAGTTTTCTCTTAGTTTTCATGAAGTTGATTTATGGTTAAATTATAACTATTTTTCCTGGTATTTCCTGCCCAGGCCTGGAATGTGTTGTCAGCTCATcttctgaagcagaaagcaCTTACCTCAGGGGTGAATCTGTTTGCAATCAGCACAGACAACccaatacaaatattttaagtaaaaattcCAAGGGCATCTAACCTGCTCAGTAGGAGCTGTCTCACCAAACCTGTAGAAGTTTACAATGCAAACATCCACCTCTGGGCAAGCCACCTTCAGCTAAGATTTTTCCACTGAGGATAAATGGGGCTCCCTACTGAGATGACATAAAAGTTTAGGGATAACATGATGATAAGAGGACTTGATAACTCAAATATCAGTaaaggctgagggattggggtctttttagtctggagaagactgaggagGAAGCTTATTAATGCTTATAGATGCATAAAGGAGACTGTAGATATGTAAAGACTCTGTAAGGCAAAACCAGGTGGATGACACATtatcaaagagcagagaaactACAAAGATATGAACGATACCTCTGTCATTGTGAAGTTCAGATGTCACCAACACTTTGACcaagtattttttccagttggCTGGCAGGAAGGCTTGAGAAAAGACATTAagggattatttttattgtggttACTTTCTGTATATCTTGGTTTGAACCATACCAATGCTTCTTGATGGAAATCAGCTACTTATAAACAGTTGAGGATAAACCTCCAAGGAGTTTTAAAGGCAAAGGTCTGCTTTGAGATCAATATTTTATATCTTAAttagacagagaaaaaaaaacatccagtcAGTTTAACCTCCTTGTTTCTGAGCAGCCTGAGACTACAGGCAAGTAAAGGTCTCACAAATTGCAATCTTTGAAGTGATGATACAATGCTATTAATTGGAGCTGTGATTTCCAGCCAACAACAGAGAATCCCATTTTGAATAATGTGTGATGGTGCCAAACCTCTCAGAAATGTGCTGCAGCCTCTTTCACCACAAGGCAGATAAAAGCATTCTCCCAGTGAGGCTGTGGTCTCATTTTATGATGAGTTACAATGATCAACAATTGGGATAGGGCCATAAGACCAGAGACTGCCCCTCCAGAGACACTCACACCCTATTTGCCTTGTATGGATTCCACAAAGGACTTTTCACACGAATAAATCAAATTCCTTccagaggggagaaaaaatggTGAGGATTTAGGATCAATTTACCTGGAGAGAGTCAAAATGCTCAACAGACTCAGCCAGCAAAACCAATAACTGGACATAAATACAGCTCTAAGTAAAGGATGGCACTGGAATGAACTTCATGTGAAAAACAGTGAAGTATCAGGGAAGGGCAGTGATGTAGACAAAGAGTAGAGAtgcacagctgctcctgtgggGGTAACTGGGTTTGTACAGGGTTTGTATCTTATTAATCAAACCACCAACTTTGAAAAATTCTGGCTCATGTACTTCATGCATTTCTCAGGCAAATTAAATCAGATTAATGTTAACATCAAAGTGGTGCTGCATTCAATCATATATCTGCTGAGCTTTAGTGATTCTGCCTGAAGACTTCAAGGTCTACAGTGCctgccaaaaaaatcaaaagaagtTATCTGCGTGCAAAAGAGATCAACCAAAGAGCTGGAATGgatattttatttatcagagtatctgaaaaaaaaacaaaacaaaacaacaacccaccTGAATTCCCTGGAAATCATAGTTgtagagataattttttttgggggggaacaTATATAAATAATCCTCAACTAGAACAAGCAGAGAATTTACAACTTTCTTAGAAAGCACAAAACACcaggccatggggcagtggaACCCATGGTGTGTGGCTGGCCATCCCTTGCTGATGAGTACATTCTGTAAGTGATTACTGTAAGGCTGGTTGTGCTGTGGGACATTTC encodes the following:
- the LOC139795578 gene encoding opsin-5-like gives rise to the protein MEEQYISKLHPAVDYGAGVFLLIIAILTILGNSAVLATAVKRSSLLKSPELLTINLAVADIGMAISMYPLAIASAWNHAWLGGDASCVYYALMGFLFGVCSMMTLCAMAVIRFLVTHSSKSNSNKITKNTVRILITFIWLYSLLWAILPLVGWGYYGPEPFGISCTIAWSKFHNSSNGFSFILSMFLLCTVLPALTIVACYLGIAWKVHKAYQEIQNIDRIPNAAKLERKLTLMAVLISVGFLSSWTPYAAASFWSIFNSSNSLQPILTLLPCLFAKSSTAYNPFIYYVFSKTFRQEIKQLQCCCCGWQVHFFSTNSSAENPVLMMWSGRDNARPSSAAKLENQGAATS